From the genome of Triticum aestivum cultivar Chinese Spring chromosome 3B, IWGSC CS RefSeq v2.1, whole genome shotgun sequence, one region includes:
- the LOC780608 gene encoding tricetin 3',4',5'-O-trimethyltransferase, with the protein MGSIAAGADEDACMYALQLVSSSILPMTLKNAIELGLLETLMAAGGKFLTPAEVAAKLPSAANPEAPDMVDRMLRLLASYNVVSCRTEEGKDGRLSRRYGAAPVCKYLTPNEDGVSMSALALMNQDKVLMESWYYLKDAVLDGGIPFNKAYGMSAFEYHGTDPRFNRVFNEGMKNHSIIITKKLLESYKGFEGLGTLVDVGGGVGATVAAITAHYPTIKGINFDLPHVISEAPPFPGVTHVGGDMFQKVPSGDAILMKWILHDWSDEHCATLLKNCYDALPAHGKVVLVECILPVNPEATPKAQGVFHVDMIMLAHNPGGRERYEREFEALAKGAGFAAMKTTYIYANAWAIEFTK; encoded by the exons ATGGGGTCGATCGCCGCCGGCGCCGACGAGGATGCGTGCATGTACGCTCTCCAGCTCGTCTCGTCGTCGATCCTCCCGATGACGCTGAAGAACGCCATCGAGCTGGGGCTCCTCGAGACCCTGATGGCCGCCGGCGGCAAGTTCTTGACTCCCGCTGAGGTGGCAGCCAAGCTCCCGTCCGCGGCGAATCCGGAAGCGCCGGACATGGTGGACCGTATGCTCCGTCTGTTGGCCTCGTACAACGTGGTGTCGTGCAGGACGGAGGAGGGCAAGGACGGCCGCCTCTCCCGGCGGTACGGCGCCGCGCCCGTGTGCAAGTACCTCACCCCCAACGAGGACGGCGTGTCCATGTCGGCGCTCGCGCTCATGAACCAGGACAAGGTCCTCATGGAGAGCTG GTACTATCTCAAGGATGCGGTCCTCGACGGTGGCATCCCGTTCAACAAGGCGTACGGGATGTCGGCGTTCGAGTACCACGGCACGGACCCACGCTTCAACCGCGTCTTCAACGAGGGGATGAAGAACCattccatcatcatcaccaagaaGCTCCTCGAGTCCTACAAGGGCTTCGAGGGCCTCGGCACCCTCGTCGACGTGGGCGGTGGCGTCGGCGCCACCGTGGCCGCCATCACCGCTCACTACCCCACCATCAAGGGCATCAACTTTGACCTTCCCCACGTCATCAGTGAGGCGCCGCCGTTCCCCGGTGTCACCCACGTCGGCGGCGACATGTTCCAGAAGGTGCCCTCGGGCGACGCCATCCTCATGAAGTGGATCCTCCACGACTGGAGCGACGAGCACTGCGCGACGCTGCTCAAGAACTGCTACGACGCGTTGCCGGCgcacggcaaggtggtgctcgtgGAGTGCATCCTGCCTGTGAACCCGGAGGCGACGCCTAAGGCGCAGGGGGTGTTCCATGTCGACATGATCATGCTCGCGCACAACCCGGGTGGCAGGGAGAGGTACGAGAGGGAGTTCGAGGCCCTGGCCAAGGGCGCCGGGTTCGCCGCCATGAAGACTACTTACATCTACGCCAACGCATGGGCCATCGAGTTCACTAAGTAG